A window of Christiangramia forsetii KT0803 contains these coding sequences:
- a CDS encoding riboflavin synthase → MFTGIVEEIGKIISITKSAGNLDITVKAKMTPELKIDQSVSHNGVCLTVVSIQDNEYTVTAVNETLEKTNLGSLDKGDQVNLERGMKLGARLDGHIVQGHVDQTATCKEIIEKDGSWEFTFEYNPEIGNITIEKGSITVNGVSLTVVNSKKNEFSVAIIPYTFNNTIFNNLKAGDMVNLEFDVIGKYVKRISEFS, encoded by the coding sequence ATGTTCACAGGGATCGTAGAAGAAATAGGAAAAATAATCAGTATTACGAAATCGGCAGGCAATTTGGATATTACCGTAAAAGCTAAAATGACCCCTGAGCTGAAAATAGACCAGAGTGTTTCCCATAATGGCGTTTGTCTTACTGTTGTTTCTATTCAAGACAATGAATACACCGTTACAGCAGTTAATGAAACTCTTGAAAAAACTAACCTGGGAAGCCTGGATAAAGGTGATCAGGTAAATCTTGAAAGAGGTATGAAGTTAGGCGCGCGTTTAGACGGACATATTGTTCAGGGACATGTAGATCAAACTGCCACTTGTAAAGAAATTATCGAAAAAGACGGAAGCTGGGAATTTACCTTTGAATACAATCCTGAAATTGGAAACATTACTATAGAAAAAGGTTCAATTACTGTAAATGGCGTAAGTCTTACTGTTGTAAATTCAAAGAAAAATGAATTTAGCGTAGCTATTATTCCATACACTTTTAATAATACTATTTTCAATAACTTAAAGGCTGGAGATATGGTAAATCTGGAGTTTGACGTTATTGGAAAGTATGTAAAAAGGATTAGCGAATTTTCCTAG